A window of Hevea brasiliensis isolate MT/VB/25A 57/8 chromosome 14, ASM3005281v1, whole genome shotgun sequence contains these coding sequences:
- the LOC110632563 gene encoding protein SUPPRESSOR OF GENE SILENCING 3, with protein sequence MTHIMDDNGDPFPRLGSVYRKCSGGSHVKLSSENVANASGKSAHNDGKIPAEGRGPQISVPGAWGCPNLMHKLGIQRYDNARTNQIGGFQNFSSSGNDFPSQRNNCIKQGQNGTTTQVGSPQLNGGEERKKHELPNCQDGGVIDDKNGIVDNSDDEEEIFGSSDDELSEDDFDLYTSEKSHEMRKKNKWFKGFFDDLEKLTVEEMNSPGRKWHCPACKGGPGAIDWYRGLEPLMYHAMTRKTRRAKLHRVFAETLDEETRRWGISLAPLGVAFGRWEGLNERVKDYEIVWPSMVVIMNTRYEQEENGKWIGMGNQELLDHFKSYAALKARHSYGPQGHRGMSMLIFDDTAAGYLEAVRLHKHFKDQGRDRNAWDSNRVSCCSGGKRQLYGYMALKKDLDIFNLHSQGRSKLKYEMRSYQEMVERQIKQINENSQQIVKFKDKIAQEQKHSKVLAESVSRLSKELPKSIEKSCGMGQRTKLLLEENREEMDSQEQFFKDQIKIIHLAIDAKEDNFEKLQQEKWEKVEQSNANLFTIKYTSRMEDIVSFIKIQDKEMEEFEAERKKLIKSHEDKKASIMKKYWEELLELEKKLENDLNQLMEKYNKNHPEMQTSNN encoded by the exons ATGACCCACATCATGGATGATAACGGTGATCCATTTCCTCGGCTGGGGAGTGTGTATAGAAAATGTTCTGGTGGTAGCCATGTTAAGTTGTCGAGTGAAAATGTAGCAAATGCCAGTGGAAAATCTGCACATAACGATGGAAAGATTCCTGCAGAAGGCCGTGGTCCTCAGATCTCTGTTCCTGGTGCATGGGGATGTCCAAATTTGATGCATAAGCTTGGGATACAAAGATATGACAATGCCAGGACAAATCAAATTGGTGGTTTCCAGAATTTCTCCAGCTCTGGAAATGACTTTCCTTCTCAACGGAACAACTGTATTAAGCAGGGACAGAATGGGACTACTACTCAAGTTGGTTCCCCTCAGTTGAATGGTGGGGAAGAGAGGAAGAAGCATGAACTCCCCAACTGCCAAGATGGTGGCGTTATTGATGATAAGAATGGGATTGTTGATAACAGTGATGACGAAGAGGAGATATTTGGCAGTAGTGATGATGAGCTTTCTGAGGATGATTTTGATTTATATACGAGTGAAAAGAGCCACGAAATGCGTAAGAAGAACAAATGGTTCAAGGGATTCTTTGATGACTTGGAAAAACTAACTGTTGAGGAGATGAATTCACCAGGAAGAAAATGGCATTGCCCTGCTTGCAAAGGTGGTCCTGGCGCCATTGACTGGTATCGAGGCCTGGAGCCCTTAATGTATCACGCAATGACAAGAAAGACAAGAAGGGCAAAGCTCCATCGTGTGTTTGCTGAAACTTTGGATGAAGAGACGCGAAGGTGGGGAATTTCACTGGCACCACTTGGTGTAGCCTTTGGCAGGTGGGAAGGTCTAAATGAGAGAGTCAAAGATTATGAAATAGTTTGGCCTTCAATGGTTGTCATCATGAACACAAGATATGAGCAGGAGGAAAATGGCAAG TGGATTGGCATGGGAAACCAAGAGCTTCTGGATCACTTCAAATCATATGCTGCATTGAAGGCTAGGCATTCGTATGGTCCACAAGGGCATAGAGGGATGAGTATGTTGATTTTTGATGACACAGCAGCTGGTTATTTAGAGGCTGTTCGTCTGCACAAGCACTTCAAAGACCAAGGAAGAGACAGGAATGCCTGGGACAGTAATCGAGTTTCATGTTGTTCAGGTGGGAAGCGCCAGCTCTATGGGTACATGGCTTTGAAAAAAGATTTGGATATTTTCAACCTGCATTCTCAag GGAGGTCCAAGCTGAAATATGAGATGAGGTCATACCAAGAGATGGTTGAGAGACAAATAAAGCAAATAAATGAGAATAGCCAACAAATCGTCAAGTTTAAGGACAAGATTGCTCAAGAACAAAAGCATTCGAAAGTTCTAGCTGAGTCAGTAAGCAGATTGAGCAAGGAGCTGCCCAAGAGTATAGAAAAGAGTTGCGGTATGGGACAGCGAACTAAGTTGCTGCTTGAAGAAAACAGGGAAGAG ATGGATTCCCAAGAACAATTTTTCAAggatcaaataaaaattatacaTCTAGCTATTGATGCAAAAGAAGATAATTTTGAGAAGTTACAACAGGAAAAGTGGGAGAAAGTTGAGCAGTCAAATGCAAATCTTTTTACCATAAAGTATACAAGTCG GATGGAGGACATTGTTAGTTTCATAAAAATTCAGGATAAAGAAATGGAAGAATTTGAAGCAGAGAGGAAGAAGCTGATAAAAAGTCATGAAGACAAGAAGGCTTCAATTATGAAGAAATACTGGGAGGAGCTGCTTGAGTTGGAAAAAAAGTTGGAAAATGATTTAAACCAACTCATGGAAAAGTACAACAAAAATCACCCTGAGATGCAAACCAGCAACAACTAG